The window GATGCGAAAACTGCTGCCGACCTCGCTGCGTTTCTCACTCAGGAGCTCGCCAGTGAGCTTCGTGACCAAGTCCAGACGCTCTGGCCATTGGTCAAATGGGGCCGCGTCGAGGTCCGCAGCGACCAGGGTGATTTTTCCCATCCCAGCGGTGTAGCGGATCGCCAGCGGTAGCCCAATCCGCCGCGACGTTCGACCGGCAATTAACACCTCACCGACGCGAGACAGAGTCGCTCCACCGGCGCCGATGACTTTGGGGAACTGCCAGGCTTCAAACTCCTGCAAGCGGGTCTGGCTGTTCGTGAACGTTTCGAATCCAGAGGGATCCATTGTCACGACAGACGAACTGACAATTTCGTCGGGTAGTAACTCAGACAACCATGGTGCCGCGGGCAGCAGGCTTTTCGCACTTGCCCCCAACGTAACAAGTAGACGACCGCCCCCACGCACCCAACTCCCGATGGCCTCGCCCTGGGCAGGTGAAAGTTGCTGTAGCACGTCAACTGCTCCCCCCGTAACAACGATCAAGTCGACACCGGAATAGCCCAGTTCATGATCAGGGGCCGCATCGGCATTGTCGAGCCGAGTGACGGCAACCGACGCAGGGCGGCCGAGCAGTTCATTAACACCAATCGTGTCGATGTCTAACGGGTCGCCCAAGACCACCACCCAAGGCATGTCAACGGAGATCATGGACGGTCCCTCCGCCGGCACGCCGACCTCGGGGAAGCGAGTCTTCAGCATCACCTGAAGGCCATCGGCCACGCTCGCTGGATCACGTACGACCGCATCTGGGGGCTGTGAATCGCTGCGAATGATTAAAGGCGCTGCTTCCGTTCCCGGTATGCAGTAGGCGAAGACCGGCTCATCGCCGTTGTCCGAGGGTTCCGCGATGAACTTCTGCTCATACACCACGGCGACCCCATCACCGTCGGTGGTCTGCAGCTCAACGGAGTTACCGACATGAGGTGGCAGTCGCACCGCGGTCCAGTGCCCAGCCCGATAATGCCCATCGATGCCCATCAATTCACGTCCCGCATCCGTCAGCAGTCCGGATTCCTGCGCTGTCGAGCTGGTCAGTGCGGACATACCCACTGCCATCATCACGCCGAAGCAGCATGATGTCAGCGGGCGGATACATTCCCTGGCTCTCAATGCAGCTCCCTTCATGGTTTTTCATCCAGACTGCATTGGCACACGAGGTGCCGGCATCCGGGGCATCCCTGGCCGTATTTGGCGGACAGCGCTGCGGCTAGATCGACGTCGGCGACATTGGCGATGGTGAACAGCCATGCGATCACGTCGGCGAACTCCTCTTGAAGATTCTGGCGGTCGTCTCCACGCAATGCCGACGCCAGTTCGCCGACCTCCTCCATCAGCCACATGAACGTGCCGTCGACGCCTCGGGCGACATCTTTGTCGTAGTACATGCGGCGGATGTGTTGCTGTAAATCCGCGACAGAGAGATCGTTCGGGGGGTTGCCCATCATAATAATTAATGCAAAGTCGATAAAAACAGCGTTTTGGGACCAGCAGGAACCCTGTGCTGTTAGAAAATCTATAAAATCCGTGCCGTTGGTGCGATCAGGGTTAGGCGTCAGAAAACGAACGCTTTAACCTTTTTCTCTAAGAGCCTAATCTAAGGTCGCCGCTTGCGGGGGGAGGCTGCGTCAAATTCCCGGTCAGTCTCCAGGCGTAGGCCAAGGTTTAATATGTTCGCCACCTGAGAACCACGGCCGAACCCCGTCGATGGTTCAAGCATTGTCTCCAGCATGCCGTGTTTTTAGCCAGATTCTGAGCATTGCTTCCCGCGGATCGACGGCCCGATCTCGCAATATCATTCATTCCGCAGGCCCCTTGCACTTTATGTCCCAATCATCCGTGAATCGCTATCCGTTCTACAGTCCGCGATTTTGGCATGGGATGCGACCCTTGACTTGGTTTCGCTTGCTGCGGCAGGGCGACTTTTCGATTAGCCCATCGCGAATGGGTTTAGCGGTGTCGGTGAGTCTCGCGACCCCGTTCAATACGCTGCTGCTGGGGCTCCAGAACCTGGTATTTCGTCGCCGGCTTCGCGCTGCTGAGTTGCATGGACCCCCGGTTTTCATCATCGGCCAC of the Allorhodopirellula heiligendammensis genome contains:
- a CDS encoding MazG nucleotide pyrophosphohydrolase domain-containing protein, producing MGNPPNDLSVADLQQHIRRMYYDKDVARGVDGTFMWLMEEVGELASALRGDDRQNLQEEFADVIAWLFTIANVADVDLAAALSAKYGQGCPGCRHLVCQCSLDEKP